From the genome of Faecalibacterium prausnitzii:
CAGAGCAGTTCCAGCTCCAGCTCGCTGCCGCGGGCTGTGAGCTGGGTGACGAAGTGGGTGTCGTACCGGTCGGCTGCGCGGGTGATGTCCTGCACGGCAAAATAAAGTTCCAGCAGCCGGGCGTGGGCGTCGGCATCGGGGTTTTGCTCCAGCCAGTCCTGCAAAGGGGCCTGCAAGGCGTGGAGCGGCTTGAGCAGGGCGTCGGGCAGCTCCCGGAAGAAGACCGTGCCCTCCTGTGCCAGCAGCGGTTCGGGCAGGGCGATGCCCGACGCGGGGGTCTCATCCAAAAGGCTGGTCTGCCCGGCGGCGTCCGCTGCGGGCGGGGAAACACCCCGGCGGGGAGCCAGCACGGCCACCTGCTTCCGCGCTTCGAGAAAGGCCCGGTCGGCGCGGGAAAGGGCTGTTTTCAGGCTGCTTTTGCCCCGGCCGAGGGCGCGTTTGGCGTCGGTGAGGGCAGACTTTGCAAACCCTGCCGAGTACATCGCGCGGGCCCGGTCGGGCAGATTGTGCGCCTCGTCGATGAGAAAGAGCCAGTCGCCCGCCGCATCGAAGAAGCGGTGGAGCCGGACCACAGGGTCAAAGAGGTAGTTGTAGTCGCCGATGACGACGTCGGCCCACGCGCTCAGGTCAAGCCCCAGTTCGAACGGGCAGACCGTGAACTGCCGGGCGGCGGCTTCCAGCGCGGCGCGGTCGAACTGCGGGGCACCGTCCAGCAGGGCGGCAAGGGCATCTTTGATCCGCTCGTAGTAGCCGTTGGCGTAGGGGCAGGCTTCGGGCAGGCAGGCGGGATGGCCCTCGGCGTCCTTGCAGAGGCAGACCTTCTCCTTGGCCGTCAGGGTCACGCTGCGCAGGGCCAGCCCCGGTGTGCTGGAGTGGAGCCGCGCGAGGGCATCCTCGGCAGCGGCCTGGGTCGTGCTGCGGGCCGTGAGGTAGAACAGCTTTTCGCCGCTGCCCGCGCCGATGGCCTTGAGGGCCGGGAAGAGGGCGCTCATGGTCTTGCCGATGCCGGTGGGGGCCTGACAGAACAGCCGGGTGCCGTTTTTCTGCCCGCTCCGGCCCGCGATGCAGGCGCGGTAGATCTCGCCCGCCAGTGCCCGCTGGCCGGGGCGGTAGGACGGGAAGGGGAATGTCAGAGCCGTCAGACTGGCGGTGCGGGCCTCGGCCCAGGTCATCTGCCGCCGTGCCCAGGGGGCGTACTGCCGCAGCAGGCCGGTGAGGAAGGCGTCCAGCTCCCCGGCGGTGAAGTGCCGGGTGTAGCGGGTGATCTCGTCGGTGTCGATCTGGTAATAGGTCAGCCGGACGCTGAGCCGCTCCAGCTGGTTCTGCGCAGCGTAGATGGCTCCATACACCATGCCCTGCGCCCAGTGGCAGGGGTTCCGGTCTTCGGTCAGCTCCTCGGTGGGGAGGGCCGTGGTCTTGATCTCGTCGATGACGACGGTGCCGTCTTCGTTCTGGAAAATGCCGTCGGCGCGGCCTTCCAGCACAAACAAAAGGCCCTCCACCTCGCGCTGCGTCGTCAGATAGACCTCGGCAGCGTAGCCGTCGCCTGCCGCTTTTTGCAGCCTGCGGTGGATGCGTGCACCCTCGTTGGCGCGGTCGAAGCCGGTGAAGCGGCTGTCGATGCTGCCGGTGCGGAGCAGAAATTCCACCAGCTGCCGGATGGGCAGACGGATCGGTTGAGGGGAGGGCATGAACATTACCTCGCTTTTACAACATTGCTTTGATCGTTTCCTCCGTCACCTTCTCGACTTCGGCGAAATCGACGGCGGCGCGGTAGTAGGTCTCCAGCTCGTCGTGGCAGCTCTTGGCCTGCGCCATGAGGGCGACGGCCTGGTCCAGCAGCTCGGTGGCGGCCCGCTCGTTGAAGCGCAGGCGGGCGCGGAACCCGGCCATGTGCTCGCGGTCAAGGAAGCGGGTGCAGCGCACGGCCTGCACACCGGAGATGTGCACCGGGTGCCAGGGGTTATCCGTTAAAAAGGCCAGCCGCAGCGATGGGATGAAGAGATGGTCGATCTGGTCTTCGGGGTGCATGGCGCAAGGGCAGGTGATGATCTGGTAGCCACGCGCCAGCGCCTCGGCACGGATGAGCTCCAGCAGCAGGCGGGAGATGGCTCCGTAGTCGTCGCGGAAGACGATATACCGGTCGGCCAGTGCCTGCACGGTGCCGTGATAGAAGACCGGCCCCTTGGGCGTGATGGCCGACAGCAGCCGCAGCTCCTCGCCGGGGCGGGCCGTGTCGGGCAGGCGGGGGAGCATCCGGGTGCAGAGGCGTTTGGCATAGCGGCGCACCTTTTCAAAGTTGGCGCAGCAGGCTTCGGCGCGGCGGCTGTCCAGCAGGAGGCTCCCGGCTGAGGCGATATACCGCGCCGCCCGGCTGCGCAGGGAAGCGTTCCGGGCAAAGAGCGCCTTGACTTCCTCACGGTGGAGGGAGAGCTTCCCAGCGTCGATGGTGTGGTACAGGCTCACCACGACCTCGTCGGCACCGGGGGCGTCCGGCTCCATCGTGTGGGGCGCGGTGGCGTCCAGAATGGCCTGCCGCTTTTCCGGGAAGATGACGCCGTCGAGGCTGTCGGGGTCACTGGCGCAGTGGATCTTCTCGATGCGTTCACCCTTCTGTTCGGCAGCCTGTGCGATGTGCTTCATCAAGGTGGATTTGCCGCAGCCCGGCCCGCTTTTGATGAGATAGAGCTGCATCCCCGGTTCGTGCCGCAGCGGCTCAAAATAGCCCTTGAACCCGGCGGGCGTGGTGGCTCCGAGGAAAAAATCAACCGAATCGGTCCGGATGTTTGTCATAAGGAACACCTCACTTTTGTTCTAGAATATGCAAAACAAAAGGAAAGTGTCACGGAGAGGGCCGCTCAGTAGGTGTGCTCGCAGACCTCCTGGATCTTCTCCCGCAGGGCCAGAAAGTCGGCGAAGGCGTCCGGCTTGCTGCGGGGCTGGCGGAGAAGAGCGGCGGGGTGGTAGGTGGCCATGAAGAGGATGCCGTTCTTATTGTAGAACTCGCCGTGCTCCCGGACCACCGAAAAGTCCTCCCGGATCATCCGCTGGGCCGCCACACGCCCAAGACAGACCACGATCTTCGGCTTGAGCAGACGGAACTGCTCCCGCAGCCAGGGCATACAGGCTTCGCTCTCGGCGGGCAGGGGGTCGCGGTTCTGCGGCGGGCGGCACTTGACGATGTTGGCAATATAGCAGTTCTTTTTGCGGTCCAGGTCGATGGCGAAGAGGTATTTGTCCAGCAGCTGGCCGCTGCGGCCCACAAAGGGCAGGCCCTGCTCATCCTCGCTCTG
Proteins encoded in this window:
- a CDS encoding ATP-dependent DNA helicase gives rise to the protein MPSPQPIRLPIRQLVEFLLRTGSIDSRFTGFDRANEGARIHRRLQKAAGDGYAAEVYLTTQREVEGLLFVLEGRADGIFQNEDGTVVIDEIKTTALPTEELTEDRNPCHWAQGMVYGAIYAAQNQLERLSVRLTYYQIDTDEITRYTRHFTAGELDAFLTGLLRQYAPWARRQMTWAEARTASLTALTFPFPSYRPGQRALAGEIYRACIAGRSGQKNGTRLFCQAPTGIGKTMSALFPALKAIGAGSGEKLFYLTARSTTQAAAEDALARLHSSTPGLALRSVTLTAKEKVCLCKDAEGHPACLPEACPYANGYYERIKDALAALLDGAPQFDRAALEAAARQFTVCPFELGLDLSAWADVVIGDYNYLFDPVVRLHRFFDAAGDWLFLIDEAHNLPDRARAMYSAGFAKSALTDAKRALGRGKSSLKTALSRADRAFLEARKQVAVLAPRRGVSPPAADAAGQTSLLDETPASGIALPEPLLAQEGTVFFRELPDALLKPLHALQAPLQDWLEQNPDADAHARLLELYFAVQDITRAADRYDTHFVTQLTARGSELELELLCLDPSAFVDASLGCGRAAALFSATLTPPGYYRGVLGCPDARAVALESPFPPDHLGLYCLPGISTRYRDREASIPAVSDALAALAGGKVGNYLAFFPSYAYLRRVYEDFTARYPGIATLAQESGLDDAARAAFLQKFTPDPAQTLLGFGVMGGIFGEGVDLVGDRLIGCAIVGVGLPQVNPRQEILRRYYDEQSGTGFDYAYRYPGMNKVLQAAGRVIRTAGDRGVVLLLDDRFARSEYTRLFPRHWQHLKYLNGTETLKEELDRFWGQGSSR
- a CDS encoding uracil-DNA glycosylase family protein; translation: MEWETLKAQCLACRSCGLCETRTNVVFGQGAEDAEVLFVGEGPGQSEDEQGLPFVGRSGQLLDKYLFAIDLDRKKNCYIANIVKCRPPQNRDPLPAESEACMPWLREQFRLLKPKIVVCLGRVAAQRMIREDFSVVREHGEFYNKNGILFMATYHPAALLRQPRSKPDAFADFLALREKIQEVCEHTY